A region from the Falco rusticolus isolate bFalRus1 chromosome 4, bFalRus1.pri, whole genome shotgun sequence genome encodes:
- the NR2C2 gene encoding nuclear receptor subfamily 2 group C member 2 isoform X6, with protein sequence MTSPSQRIQIISTDSSVASPQRIQIVTDQQTGQKIQIVTAVDSAVSPKQQFILASPDGTGAGKVILAAPETSNAKQLIFTTTDNIVPGRIQIVTDSASVERLLGKADVQRPQVVEYCVVCGDKASGRHYGAVSCEGCKGFFKRSVRKNLTYSCRSNQDCIINKHHRNRCQFCRLKKCLEMGMKMESVQSERKPFDVQREKPTNCAASTEKIYIRKDLRSPLIATPTFVADKDGTRSAGLLDPGMLVNIQQPLIRDDGTVLLAADSKAETSQGALGTLANVVTSLANLSESLNNGDTSEVQQEEQSASEITRAFDTLAKALNTTDGTTAHNLADGMDPTGGGNIHVISRDQSTPIIEVEGPLLTDTHVTFKLTMPSPMPEYLNVHYICESASRLLFLSMHWARSIPAFQALGQDCNTSLVRACWNELFTLGLAQCAQVMSLSTILAAIVNHLQNSIQEGVSY encoded by the exons ATGACCAGCCCTTCCCAACGTATCCAGATAATTTCCACAGACTCCTCTGTAGCTTCACCACAACGCATTCAG ATTGTGACAGATCAGCAAACAGGTCAAAAAATCCAAATAGTGACAGCAGTGGACTCAGCTGTGTCTCCAAAGCAACAGTTTATTTTAGCCAGTCCAGATGGAACTGGTGCAGGAAAGGTGATATTGGCAGCACCTGAGACATCCAATGCCAAACAGCTTATCTTTACCACCACGGACAACATTGTGCCAGGCAGAATTCAG ATAGTGACAGACTCTGCTTCAGTGGAACGTTTGCTGGGAAAAGCTGATGTTCAGCGGCCCCAGGTAGTAGAATATTGTGTAGTGTGTGGCGATAAAGCATCAG GTCGTCACTATGGTGCTGTCAGTTGTGAGGGATGCAAAGGTTTCTTTAAAAGGAGTGTGAGGAAGAATTTGACCTACAGTTGTCGTAGCAACCAGGACTGTATCATCAATAAACATCATCGGAATCGCTGCCAGTTTTGTAGGCTTAAGAAATGTCTAGAGATGGGCATGAAAATGGAAT CGGTTCAAAGTGAAAGAAAGCCTTTTGATGTTCAGCGTGAAAAACCAACCAACTGTGCAGCTTCCACTGAAAAAATCTATATCAGAAAAGATCTGCGAAGCCCTCTAATAGCAACTCCAACATTTGTGGCAGATAAAGATGGGACACG GTCAGCAGGTCTTCTTGATCCAGGAATGCTTGTGAATATTCAGCAGCCTTTGATCAGGGATGATGGAACAGTCCTCCTAGCTGCTGACTCCAAG GCTGAAACAAGCCAGGGTGCTTTAGGAACACTAGCAAATGTTGTAACATCTCTTGCTAATCTCAGTGAGTCGCTAAATAATGGAGATACTTctgaagttcaacaagaagAGCAATCTGCAAGTGAGATTACACG ggcattTGATACTTTGGCTAAAGCACTTAATACCACAGATGGTACAACAGCTCATAACTTGGCAGATGGGATGGATCCTACAGGAGGAGGGAATATTCATGTAATCAGTAGAGATCAGTCAACACCAATTATTGAGGTGGAAGGACCCCTACTTACAGATACACATGTCACATTTAAG CTGACGATGCCCAGTCCCATGCCAGAGTACCTTAATGTACACTACATCTGTGAGTCTGCATCACGACTACTTTTCCTCTCTATGCACTGGGCTAGGTCCATACCTGCATTTCAAGCTCTTGG GCAGGACTGTAATACAAGCCTTGTGCGTGCTTGCTGGAATGAGCTGTTTACCTTAGGCCTGGCACAGTGCGCACAGGTGATGAGTCTGTCTACTATCCTGGCAGCTATTGTCAACCATCTCCAGAACAGCATACAGGAAG GTGTTTCCTATTGA
- the NR2C2 gene encoding nuclear receptor subfamily 2 group C member 2 isoform X4 — translation MTSPSQRIQIISTDSSVASPQRIQIVTDQQTGQKIQIVTAVDSAVSPKQQFILASPDGTGAGKVILAAPETSNAKQLIFTTTDNIVPGRIQIVTDSASVERLLGKADVQRPQVVEYCVVCGDKASGRHYGAVSCEGCKGFFKRSVRKNLTYSCRSNQDCIINKHHRNRCQFCRLKKCLEMGMKMESVQSERKPFDVQREKPTNCAASTEKIYIRKDLRSPLIATPTFVADKDGTRSAGLLDPGMLVNIQQPLIRDDGTVLLAADSKAETSQGALGTLANVVTSLANLSESLNNGDTSEVQQEEQSASEITRAFDTLAKALNTTDGTTAHNLADGMDPTGGGNIHVISRDQSTPIIEVEGPLLTDTHVTFKLTMPSPMPEYLNVHYICESASRLLFLSMHWARSIPAFQALGQDCNTSLVRACWNELFTLGLAQCAQVMSLSTILAAIVNHLQNSIQEDKLSGDRIKQVMEHIWKLQEFCNSMAKLDIDGYEYAYLKAIVLFSPDHPGLTSSTQIEKFQEKAQMELQDYVQKTYPEDTYRG, via the exons ATGACCAGCCCTTCCCAACGTATCCAGATAATTTCCACAGACTCCTCTGTAGCTTCACCACAACGCATTCAG ATTGTGACAGATCAGCAAACAGGTCAAAAAATCCAAATAGTGACAGCAGTGGACTCAGCTGTGTCTCCAAAGCAACAGTTTATTTTAGCCAGTCCAGATGGAACTGGTGCAGGAAAGGTGATATTGGCAGCACCTGAGACATCCAATGCCAAACAGCTTATCTTTACCACCACGGACAACATTGTGCCAGGCAGAATTCAG ATAGTGACAGACTCTGCTTCAGTGGAACGTTTGCTGGGAAAAGCTGATGTTCAGCGGCCCCAGGTAGTAGAATATTGTGTAGTGTGTGGCGATAAAGCATCAG GTCGTCACTATGGTGCTGTCAGTTGTGAGGGATGCAAAGGTTTCTTTAAAAGGAGTGTGAGGAAGAATTTGACCTACAGTTGTCGTAGCAACCAGGACTGTATCATCAATAAACATCATCGGAATCGCTGCCAGTTTTGTAGGCTTAAGAAATGTCTAGAGATGGGCATGAAAATGGAAT CGGTTCAAAGTGAAAGAAAGCCTTTTGATGTTCAGCGTGAAAAACCAACCAACTGTGCAGCTTCCACTGAAAAAATCTATATCAGAAAAGATCTGCGAAGCCCTCTAATAGCAACTCCAACATTTGTGGCAGATAAAGATGGGACACG GTCAGCAGGTCTTCTTGATCCAGGAATGCTTGTGAATATTCAGCAGCCTTTGATCAGGGATGATGGAACAGTCCTCCTAGCTGCTGACTCCAAG GCTGAAACAAGCCAGGGTGCTTTAGGAACACTAGCAAATGTTGTAACATCTCTTGCTAATCTCAGTGAGTCGCTAAATAATGGAGATACTTctgaagttcaacaagaagAGCAATCTGCAAGTGAGATTACACG ggcattTGATACTTTGGCTAAAGCACTTAATACCACAGATGGTACAACAGCTCATAACTTGGCAGATGGGATGGATCCTACAGGAGGAGGGAATATTCATGTAATCAGTAGAGATCAGTCAACACCAATTATTGAGGTGGAAGGACCCCTACTTACAGATACACATGTCACATTTAAG CTGACGATGCCCAGTCCCATGCCAGAGTACCTTAATGTACACTACATCTGTGAGTCTGCATCACGACTACTTTTCCTCTCTATGCACTGGGCTAGGTCCATACCTGCATTTCAAGCTCTTGG GCAGGACTGTAATACAAGCCTTGTGCGTGCTTGCTGGAATGAGCTGTTTACCTTAGGCCTGGCACAGTGCGCACAGGTGATGAGTCTGTCTACTATCCTGGCAGCTATTGTCAACCATCTCCAGAACAGCATACAGGAAG ATAAACTTTCTGGAGACAGAATAAAGCAAGTCATGGAACACATCTGGAAACTTCAGGAGTTCTGTAACAGCATGGCCAAGCTTGATATTGATGGATATGAATATGCATACCTTAAAGCTATAGTCCTCTTTAGCCCTG